The following proteins come from a genomic window of Paucimonas lemoignei:
- a CDS encoding iron-regulated membrane protein encodes MSKKSRSKIWFLVHSWLALPIWFFVLIVCFTGTLAVVSKEIMWLVNPEMRANQPSPDAPRLSFEQVKTRILKDDSHVIVNRISEPDGDYFALNVRVTYPGGRTVTAYANPYTGAVQGIAPSFDFPAFTRALHGWWLVPFTNGFSWGWYMVSMLSIPLLASLVTGLVVYKKFWKGFFKPTLRFNHGARIFWGDFHRLSGIWSIWFIAVISITGMWFLIQAILFDNQITISSQSPIASVIPHASVPLTADGSPAPMISLDQAAAIAREKIPGLEPSIITAPLNAYSNISVLGRSWYPLMFQTAEINPYSGEIATSHLLSDRTPLEFVTESMRPLHTGDFGGIWIKLIWTFFALILSMMVLSGLLIWTKRTAQATVNALKRNHKADATHRERQTAHLPTETAETTL; translated from the coding sequence ATGTCAAAGAAATCCCGTTCAAAAATCTGGTTTCTGGTCCATAGCTGGCTGGCACTGCCGATCTGGTTTTTCGTGCTGATCGTCTGCTTTACCGGCACGCTGGCCGTGGTCAGCAAGGAAATCATGTGGCTGGTCAACCCGGAGATGCGCGCCAACCAGCCGAGCCCCGATGCGCCGCGCCTGAGCTTCGAGCAGGTCAAGACCAGGATCCTTAAGGACGACTCGCACGTGATCGTCAACCGGATTTCCGAACCGGACGGTGACTACTTTGCCCTCAATGTGCGTGTCACCTACCCAGGTGGGCGCACCGTCACGGCCTATGCCAACCCCTACACCGGGGCGGTTCAGGGCATTGCACCCTCTTTCGACTTCCCCGCCTTCACCCGCGCCCTGCACGGCTGGTGGCTGGTGCCGTTCACCAATGGTTTCTCCTGGGGCTGGTACATGGTCTCGATGCTGAGTATTCCATTGCTGGCTTCATTGGTGACGGGGCTGGTGGTGTACAAAAAGTTCTGGAAAGGCTTTTTCAAGCCCACCTTGCGCTTCAACCATGGCGCCCGAATTTTCTGGGGGGATTTCCACCGTCTCAGCGGCATCTGGTCGATCTGGTTCATCGCGGTCATTTCCATCACCGGCATGTGGTTCCTGATCCAGGCGATTCTGTTTGATAACCAGATCACGATATCCAGCCAGTCGCCCATTGCTTCGGTCATCCCCCACGCCAGCGTGCCCCTGACGGCAGACGGCAGCCCGGCGCCGATGATCAGCCTGGATCAGGCCGCGGCCATCGCGCGGGAGAAAATCCCCGGCCTTGAGCCGAGCATCATCACGGCGCCGCTCAATGCCTACAGCAACATCAGCGTACTGGGCCGCAGTTGGTACCCACTGATGTTCCAGACCGCAGAGATCAATCCCTACAGTGGTGAAATCGCCACCTCGCACCTGCTGTCGGATCGCACGCCGCTGGAGTTCGTGACGGAATCCATGCGCCCGCTGCATACCGGCGACTTCGGCGGCATCTGGATCAAGCTGATCTGGACGTTCTTCGCACTGATCCTGAGCATGATGGTGCTCAGCGGTTTGCTGATCTGGACCAAACGCACTGCCCAGGCGACCGTCAATGCACTCAAGCGCAACCATAAGGCCGACGCCACACACCGCGAGCGCCAGACTGCACACCTGCCCACCGAAACTGCGGAGACCACCCTGTGA
- a CDS encoding putative thiamine pyrophosphate-requiring enzyme-like protein, producing the protein MNKAATVTPPSKPTPSKLSRFWYKWRFHINILLLLIPLGFMPKYFSDMALFRGDSGLGQRDIGEVQVGPWSIHLAEFRSNAPMLDGASGYMKTFNAALCTECADRVKATYLRIGKPRSLRAAGVIFFGSPYRMGAFMQIPERTDPDADLWITMEGWDGSMHQASIPLSQASPATVAWLKTQGVKP; encoded by the coding sequence GTGAACAAGGCCGCCACAGTGACACCGCCATCGAAGCCCACGCCTTCAAAATTGAGCCGCTTCTGGTACAAATGGCGCTTCCACATCAACATCCTGCTGTTGCTGATTCCGCTGGGCTTCATGCCCAAGTACTTTTCCGACATGGCGCTGTTTCGCGGCGACAGCGGCCTGGGTCAGCGCGACATAGGCGAAGTTCAGGTCGGGCCGTGGAGCATCCACCTGGCTGAGTTCCGCAGCAACGCGCCCATGCTGGACGGCGCCTCCGGCTACATGAAGACCTTCAACGCCGCGCTGTGTACCGAATGCGCGGACCGGGTCAAGGCGACGTACCTGCGCATTGGCAAGCCACGCAGCCTGCGCGCCGCCGGGGTGATCTTCTTCGGCTCGCCGTATCGCATGGGCGCCTTCATGCAGATCCCTGAACGTACCGACCCTGACGCCGACCTGTGGATCACCATGGAAGGCTGGGACGGCTCCATGCATCAGGCGTCCATCCCTTTGTCTCAGGCCTCCCCCGCCACGGTCGCCTGGCTGAAAACCCAAGGAGTCAAACCATGA
- the cph2_10 gene encoding PAS/PAC sensor-containing diguanylate cyclase/phosphodiesterase, with translation MPIYVEHPALQLVVRAGDSEKRFATLYNLSPNVVILSRLDDGTLCEVNRQFELLLGWSAAEAIGRTGFELGLWIDPVRRQELVARVLACHEPVRFDVQLRARDGHLIEGTFSALKIELEQCLYILSTFMDNSAHLRAERALKASEEKFAKAFHSSPDAITITERDTGRYLEINSGFCRLTGFTQEEVIGHTAYELGMWTDLEQRRQLIEDLEAHGRVLHRELTGRHKSGAHITLDVSVEAITLNEVDCLLMNARDISELKSAQKQVQHLAYHDSLTNLPNRALLMDRLSQQIALLQRHDLRGALLFMDLDHFKHINDSLGHPVGDSVLKMVTARLEASVRLEDTVARLGGDEFVVLISGLEGSRQEVIDQVMELSDMLRALLAQPMFLDGQRLQITPSIGIALIPDHGATSADLLKRADIALYRAKDSGRNTTQLFHDSMQKAASERLRLENDLRLALARGEFSLCYQPQVNACGNRIIGAEALLRWEHPETGNLPPGQFIQVLEETGMILEVGTWILEEACRAAGKLLRDRLINPQHFSLCVNISPRQFRQNDFVERVKQNLQLNSLPSNVLKLEITEGIVIQNLDDTIAKMTGLKQLGVSFAMDDFGTGYSSLTYLKRLPVDTLKIDQSFIRDATTDPNDAEIIRAIVAMAQSLNLMVIAEGVETEQQLEFLQQIGCHLYQGYLFSEPRELKAFEALLATE, from the coding sequence ATGCCCATTTACGTTGAACACCCTGCTTTGCAGCTCGTTGTCAGGGCAGGAGACTCAGAAAAACGTTTCGCAACACTCTATAACCTGAGCCCCAACGTGGTAATTCTGTCGCGGCTGGACGATGGCACCCTGTGCGAGGTCAACCGCCAGTTCGAATTGTTGCTTGGTTGGTCTGCTGCCGAAGCAATCGGACGAACGGGCTTCGAGCTGGGTCTCTGGATTGATCCCGTGCGCCGTCAGGAACTGGTCGCCAGGGTGTTGGCCTGCCATGAGCCGGTGCGCTTCGACGTGCAATTGCGAGCTCGGGATGGCCATCTGATCGAGGGCACCTTCAGTGCGTTGAAGATCGAGCTTGAACAATGCCTGTATATCCTGAGCACCTTCATGGACAACAGCGCCCACCTGCGAGCCGAACGCGCCCTCAAGGCCAGCGAAGAGAAGTTCGCCAAGGCGTTTCACTCAAGCCCCGATGCAATCACCATCACTGAGCGCGACACGGGGCGCTACCTGGAGATCAACAGCGGCTTTTGTCGCCTGACCGGATTTACACAGGAGGAAGTCATCGGCCACACCGCGTATGAACTGGGCATGTGGACCGACCTGGAACAGCGGCGCCAGCTCATCGAGGACCTGGAAGCCCATGGCCGCGTACTTCACCGGGAACTGACCGGCCGACACAAGTCCGGCGCGCACATCACCCTGGATGTATCAGTTGAGGCCATCACCCTCAATGAGGTCGACTGCCTGCTGATGAACGCCCGAGACATCAGTGAGCTCAAAAGCGCACAGAAGCAGGTTCAACACCTGGCCTATCACGATTCGCTGACCAACCTGCCCAACCGGGCCCTGCTCATGGATCGCCTCAGCCAGCAGATTGCCCTGCTGCAGCGGCACGATCTGCGCGGCGCGTTGTTGTTTATGGATCTGGATCACTTCAAACACATCAACGACTCGCTGGGCCATCCGGTGGGCGACAGCGTGCTGAAAATGGTCACTGCTCGCCTGGAGGCCAGCGTTCGCCTGGAAGACACCGTCGCGCGGCTGGGTGGCGACGAATTCGTGGTGCTGATCAGCGGCCTTGAAGGCAGCCGCCAGGAAGTCATCGACCAGGTAATGGAACTGTCCGACATGCTGCGCGCGCTGCTGGCGCAGCCAATGTTTCTCGACGGTCAGCGCCTGCAAATCACGCCCAGCATCGGCATTGCGCTGATTCCTGACCACGGCGCCACCAGCGCAGACCTGCTCAAGCGCGCCGACATTGCGCTGTACCGAGCCAAGGATTCGGGCCGCAACACCACACAACTGTTCCACGACTCCATGCAGAAGGCCGCCAGCGAACGCTTGCGCCTGGAAAATGACCTGCGACTGGCCCTGGCCCGTGGCGAGTTCAGCCTGTGCTACCAGCCGCAAGTGAACGCGTGCGGCAATCGCATCATCGGCGCCGAAGCGCTGTTACGCTGGGAACACCCGGAAACCGGCAATCTCCCCCCTGGCCAGTTCATTCAGGTGTTGGAAGAAACCGGGATGATCCTGGAAGTGGGCACCTGGATCCTGGAAGAAGCCTGCCGAGCCGCAGGCAAGCTACTGCGTGACAGACTGATCAACCCGCAGCACTTCAGCCTCTGCGTCAACATCAGCCCACGCCAGTTCCGCCAGAACGATTTCGTCGAGCGGGTCAAACAAAACCTGCAGCTCAACAGCCTGCCCAGCAACGTCCTCAAGCTGGAGATTACCGAGGGCATCGTCATTCAAAATCTGGACGACACCATCGCCAAGATGACCGGCCTCAAACAACTCGGTGTCAGCTTCGCGATGGACGACTTCGGCACCGGATATTCGTCCCTGACGTACCTCAAACGCTTGCCGGTGGACACGCTGAAAATCGATCAATCCTTCATCCGCGATGCCACTACCGACCCCAACGACGCTGAGATCATCCGCGCGATTGTGGCGATGGCGCAGAGTTTGAATTTGATGGTGATCGCCGAAGGCGTTGAAACCGAGCAGCAATTGGAGTTTCTGCAGCAGATCGGCTGCCACTTGTATCAGGGGTATCTGTTCAGTGAGCCGCGGGAATTAAAGGCGTTTGAGGCGTTGTTGGCTACAGAGTGA
- the gltX gene encoding glutamyl-tRNA synthetase GltX gives MTTVRTRIAPSPTGDPHVGTAYIALFNYCFAKQHGGEFILRIEDTDQLRSTRESEQQIFDALRWLGIEWSEGPDVGGPHGPYRQSERGDIYQKYAQQLVELGHAFPCFCTAEELDQMRAEQAAKGETPRYDGRALLLSKEEVARRLAAGEPHVIRMKVPSEGVCVVPDMLRGEVEIPWDRMDMQVLMKTDGLPTYFLANVVDDHLMGITHVLRGEEWLPSAPKLILLYEYFGWDKPQLCYMPLLRNPDKSKLSKRKNPTSVTFYERMGFMPEAMLNYLGRMGWSMPDEREKFSLAEMVEHFDLSRVSLGGPIFDIEKLSWLNGQWLRELPVEEFATRLQTWALNPEYMMKIAPHVQGRVETFSQVAPLAGFFFAGGVTPDAKLFEHKKLSPDQVRQVMQLILWKLETLRQWEKDRIMGSIQAVVEHLELKLRDAMPLMFAAITGQANSVSVTDAMEILGPDLTRFRLRQAIDLLGGVSKKENKEWEKLLGAIA, from the coding sequence ATGACCACCGTTCGTACCCGCATCGCGCCATCGCCTACTGGCGACCCTCACGTTGGCACGGCTTACATCGCACTCTTCAACTACTGCTTCGCCAAGCAGCACGGCGGTGAGTTCATCCTGCGCATTGAAGACACCGATCAACTGCGCTCGACCCGTGAGTCGGAACAGCAGATTTTCGACGCGTTGCGCTGGTTGGGCATCGAATGGAGCGAAGGTCCGGATGTGGGTGGCCCGCACGGTCCTTATCGGCAGAGCGAGCGGGGCGATATCTATCAGAAATACGCTCAGCAACTGGTTGAGCTGGGGCATGCGTTCCCGTGCTTCTGCACCGCTGAAGAACTGGACCAGATGCGTGCCGAGCAAGCGGCCAAGGGCGAAACCCCGCGCTACGACGGCCGCGCCCTGTTGCTCTCCAAGGAAGAAGTCGCCCGTCGTCTCGCGGCTGGCGAGCCCCACGTTATCCGTATGAAAGTGCCGAGCGAAGGCGTCTGTGTGGTCCCCGACATGCTGCGTGGCGAGGTGGAGATCCCGTGGGATCGCATGGACATGCAAGTGCTGATGAAGACCGACGGCTTGCCGACTTACTTCCTGGCCAACGTGGTCGACGATCACCTCATGGGCATCACCCACGTTCTGCGCGGCGAAGAATGGCTGCCGTCGGCACCCAAACTGATCCTGCTCTACGAATACTTCGGCTGGGACAAGCCGCAGCTGTGCTACATGCCGCTGTTGCGTAACCCGGACAAGAGCAAGCTGTCCAAGCGCAAGAACCCGACCTCGGTGACCTTTTACGAGCGCATGGGCTTCATGCCTGAGGCGATGCTCAACTATCTGGGTCGCATGGGCTGGTCGATGCCCGACGAGCGCGAGAAGTTTTCCCTGGCCGAGATGGTCGAGCATTTCGACCTGTCCCGGGTTTCCCTGGGCGGGCCGATCTTCGATATCGAGAAATTGTCGTGGCTCAATGGTCAGTGGCTGCGTGAGCTGCCGGTGGAAGAGTTCGCCACGCGCCTGCAGACCTGGGCGCTCAATCCTGAATACATGATGAAGATCGCGCCCCATGTGCAGGGCAGGGTAGAGACCTTCAGCCAGGTTGCACCGCTGGCAGGGTTCTTCTTCGCAGGTGGCGTGACGCCTGATGCGAAGCTGTTCGAGCACAAGAAGCTGTCGCCTGATCAAGTGCGTCAGGTCATGCAACTGATCCTGTGGAAGCTGGAAACCCTGCGGCAGTGGGAAAAAGACCGGATCATGGGCAGCATTCAGGCGGTGGTCGAGCATCTTGAGCTCAAGCTGCGCGATGCCATGCCATTGATGTTTGCGGCGATTACCGGCCAGGCCAATTCGGTGTCGGTGACGGATGCGATGGAAATCCTTGGACCGGACCTGACCCGTTTCCGTCTGCGCCAGGCGATTGATCTGCTGGGCGGCGTGTCCAAGAAAGAAAACAAGGAATGGGAAAAGCTGCTGGGCGCCATCGCCTGA
- the uvrB gene encoding excinuclease ABC subunit B encodes MSEFQLVTRFEPAGDQPEAIRLMVEGIEAGLAHQTLLGVTGSGKTFSIANVIAQVKRPTLVLAPNKTLAAQLYGEFKAFFPNNAVEYFVSYYDYYQPEAYVPSSDTFIEKDASINDHIEQMRLSATKALLERKDAIIVTTVSCIYGLGSPETYLRMVLHVDRGDKLDQRALLRRLADLQYTRNDMDFARATFRVRGDVIDIYPAESDLEAIRIELFDDEVESLSAFDPLTGEVIRKLPRFTFYPKSHYVTPRETLVEAMEGIKVELQERLEYLRNNNKLVEAQRLEQRTRFDLEMILELGYCNGIENYSRYLSGRPSGAPPPTLYDYLPADALLVIDESHVSVPQVGAMYKGDRSRKETLVEYGFRLPSALDNRPMRFDEWEAVSPQTIFVSATPGNYEAEHAGRIIEQVVRPTGLVDPQIEIRPALTQVDDLLSEITKRVALEERVLVTTLTKRMSEDLTDYLADHGVRVRYLHSDIDTVERVEIIRDLRLGTFDVLVGINLLREGLDMPEVSLVAILDADKEGFLRSERSLIQTIGRAARNLNGRAILYADRITGSMERAIGETERRRDKQIAHNLEHGITPQGVFKDVADIMEGATVPGSRSKKRKGMAKAAEENAKYENELRSPSEITKRIRQLEEKMYQLARDLEFEAAAQMRDEIGKLRERLLAV; translated from the coding sequence ATGTCCGAGTTTCAGCTCGTAACCCGTTTTGAGCCTGCTGGTGATCAGCCCGAGGCCATTCGCCTGATGGTCGAAGGGATTGAAGCCGGGCTGGCGCACCAGACCCTGCTCGGGGTGACCGGCTCCGGCAAGACCTTCAGCATCGCCAATGTGATCGCCCAGGTTAAGCGTCCGACGCTGGTACTGGCGCCGAACAAAACCCTGGCGGCGCAGTTGTATGGCGAGTTCAAGGCGTTCTTCCCGAACAACGCCGTTGAGTACTTCGTCTCTTATTACGACTACTACCAGCCCGAAGCTTACGTTCCGTCGTCCGACACTTTTATCGAGAAGGACGCGTCTATCAACGACCACATCGAGCAGATGCGACTCTCCGCGACCAAGGCGCTGCTGGAGCGCAAGGACGCGATCATCGTCACCACGGTGTCGTGCATCTATGGCCTCGGCAGCCCGGAAACTTATCTGCGCATGGTGTTGCATGTGGATCGCGGCGACAAACTCGATCAGCGCGCCTTGTTGCGCCGCCTGGCGGACCTGCAATACACCCGCAACGACATGGACTTTGCCCGCGCGACTTTCCGGGTCCGCGGCGACGTGATCGACATCTATCCGGCCGAGTCTGACCTGGAAGCGATCCGCATCGAGTTGTTCGACGATGAAGTGGAAAGCCTGTCGGCCTTCGATCCATTGACTGGCGAGGTCATCCGCAAGCTGCCGCGCTTCACCTTCTACCCCAAGAGCCACTACGTGACGCCACGGGAAACCCTGGTCGAAGCGATGGAAGGTATCAAGGTCGAGTTGCAAGAGCGCCTGGAATACCTGCGCAACAACAATAAGCTGGTGGAAGCCCAGCGCCTGGAGCAGCGGACCCGTTTCGATCTGGAGATGATTCTGGAGCTCGGCTACTGCAACGGCATCGAAAACTACTCGCGCTACTTGTCCGGTCGTCCATCCGGCGCGCCGCCTCCAACCTTGTATGACTACTTGCCCGCCGATGCCTTGCTGGTGATCGACGAGTCCCACGTCAGCGTGCCCCAGGTCGGCGCGATGTATAAAGGCGACCGTTCACGCAAGGAAACGCTGGTGGAATACGGTTTCCGCCTGCCGTCGGCGCTGGATAACCGGCCGATGCGTTTCGACGAGTGGGAGGCGGTCAGCCCGCAGACCATTTTTGTGTCGGCCACCCCTGGCAACTACGAGGCCGAGCATGCCGGTCGCATCATCGAACAGGTGGTGCGCCCGACCGGGCTGGTGGATCCGCAGATCGAGATTCGTCCGGCGCTGACTCAGGTCGATGACTTGCTCTCGGAAATCACCAAGCGTGTGGCGCTGGAAGAGCGAGTGCTGGTGACCACCCTGACCAAGCGCATGTCCGAGGACTTGACCGACTACCTGGCTGACCACGGCGTGCGGGTGCGTTACCTGCACTCGGACATCGACACGGTCGAGCGGGTTGAAATCATCCGCGACCTGCGTCTCGGCACTTTTGATGTGCTGGTGGGGATCAACCTGCTGCGCGAAGGCCTGGACATGCCGGAAGTCTCGCTGGTGGCGATTCTTGATGCCGACAAGGAAGGCTTCCTGCGCTCCGAGCGCTCGCTGATCCAGACCATTGGCCGGGCGGCGCGTAACCTCAATGGCCGTGCGATCCTTTATGCCGACCGGATCACCGGCTCCATGGAGCGCGCTATCGGCGAGACTGAGCGGCGCCGCGACAAGCAGATTGCCCATAATCTGGAGCACGGCATCACCCCGCAAGGTGTGTTCAAGGATGTCGCCGACATCATGGAAGGCGCCACGGTACCGGGTTCGCGCAGCAAGAAGCGCAAGGGCATGGCCAAGGCTGCCGAAGAAAACGCCAAGTACGAGAACGAACTGCGCTCGCCTAGCGAAATCACCAAGCGGATTCGGCAGCTTGAAGAGAAGATGTACCAGCTGGCTCGGGATCTGGAGTTCGAGGCGGCAGCGCAGATGCGAGACGAGATTGGCAAGTTGCGGGAGCGGTTGTTGGCGGTTTGA
- a CDS encoding TetR family transcriptional regulator, which produces MQDKKSRTRERILGAASAALISRGPEQPSVNEIMGAAGLTVGGFYAHFESKEALMLEAFETLLSQRRASVIQLDEQLPAQERRALVAAFYLSRKHRDATEQACPLPSTVGDMARLPGSFQKVLEEHLELMVAQLSACPEDADKVLADFALMVGGLTLARALGNSDLSDRVLRAAKSAVI; this is translated from the coding sequence ATGCAAGACAAAAAATCCAGAACCCGCGAACGCATCCTCGGTGCTGCCAGCGCCGCATTGATCAGCCGTGGGCCTGAGCAGCCCAGTGTCAACGAGATCATGGGCGCCGCAGGCCTGACTGTGGGAGGCTTCTATGCCCATTTCGAGAGCAAGGAGGCGCTGATGCTGGAGGCGTTCGAGACACTGCTGAGCCAGAGAAGGGCGTCGGTTATACAGCTCGATGAGCAGTTGCCCGCACAAGAGCGTCGTGCCCTGGTGGCCGCGTTCTATCTGTCGCGCAAGCATCGGGACGCCACCGAGCAGGCTTGCCCGTTGCCCTCGACCGTTGGCGACATGGCGCGCTTGCCGGGGAGTTTTCAGAAGGTTCTGGAGGAACATCTTGAATTGATGGTGGCGCAGCTTTCCGCCTGCCCCGAAGATGCAGACAAAGTGCTGGCCGATTTCGCCTTGATGGTCGGTGGCCTGACCCTGGCAAGGGCGCTGGGCAACAGTGACCTGTCTGATCGCGTGCTGCGCGCGGCCAAGTCAGCAGTGATCTAA
- a CDS encoding thioesterase superfamily protein — translation MVWDLATPFVIDLNVCADDIDGLGHANNAVYVTWLERCAWRHSQQLGLDLTEYRRLDRAMAVVRHEIDYLASAYEDDQLQLATWIVDWDRRLKMTRRFQLKRPSDGMTLLRAQTTFVCIELSSGKPKRMPAEFVEGYGAAMLHPLVSNPAITP, via the coding sequence ATGGTCTGGGATCTGGCTACGCCGTTTGTAATCGACCTCAATGTCTGCGCAGACGACATTGACGGCCTGGGTCACGCCAACAACGCTGTCTACGTCACCTGGCTGGAGCGCTGCGCGTGGCGACACTCGCAACAGTTGGGCCTGGACCTCACCGAATACCGGCGCCTGGACCGGGCCATGGCGGTGGTGCGTCATGAAATCGATTACCTCGCCAGCGCCTATGAAGACGATCAATTGCAACTGGCAACCTGGATCGTCGACTGGGATCGGCGCCTGAAAATGACTCGGCGCTTTCAGCTCAAGCGCCCCAGCGATGGCATGACGTTGCTGCGTGCACAAACCACCTTTGTCTGCATCGAACTGTCCAGCGGCAAGCCCAAGCGCATGCCAGCGGAGTTCGTCGAAGGTTACGGCGCTGCGATGCTCCATCCTCTGGTTTCCAATCCGGCCATCACCCCGTAA
- the dus_2 gene encoding dihydrouridine synthase, DuS, whose translation MQIALAPMEGLVDDILRDALTKVGGIDWCVTEFIRVSERLMPAHYFYKYASEFHKGAKTDAGTPLRLQLLGSDPVCLAENAAYACELGAPVLDLNFGCPAKTVNRSRGGAILLKEPELLHSILSQVRRAVPKHIPVTAKMRLGYENTDGALDCARALADGGAEQIVVHARTKVDGYKPPAHWEWIARIQEVVKIPVVANGEIWTVDDWRRCREICGARDIMIGRGLVARPDLARQIAAAQKGEEVVPMTWAELQPILRAFWQQCLVKMTLIQAPGRLKQWLALLTKSYPEAVLLFDTLRRETDCERIGKVLGTEA comes from the coding sequence ATGCAAATTGCTCTGGCGCCCATGGAGGGTCTGGTTGACGACATCCTGCGCGATGCCCTGACAAAAGTCGGTGGTATTGACTGGTGCGTGACCGAATTCATCCGTGTGTCTGAGCGTTTGATGCCGGCGCATTACTTCTATAAGTACGCGTCCGAGTTCCACAAGGGCGCCAAGACCGACGCTGGCACGCCGCTGCGCCTGCAACTGCTGGGTTCTGATCCGGTGTGCCTCGCGGAAAACGCCGCCTATGCCTGTGAGCTGGGCGCGCCGGTGCTGGATCTCAACTTCGGTTGCCCGGCCAAGACCGTCAATCGCTCCCGTGGCGGCGCGATTCTGCTCAAAGAGCCGGAGTTGCTGCATTCCATCCTCAGCCAGGTGCGCAGGGCGGTGCCCAAACACATTCCGGTCACGGCGAAAATGCGTCTGGGCTACGAAAACACCGACGGCGCCCTGGATTGCGCACGGGCACTGGCCGACGGCGGCGCCGAGCAAATTGTGGTCCACGCCCGGACCAAGGTCGATGGCTACAAACCGCCAGCTCATTGGGAATGGATTGCGCGCATCCAGGAAGTGGTCAAGATTCCCGTGGTCGCCAATGGCGAGATCTGGACCGTAGACGACTGGCGGCGTTGCCGGGAAATCTGCGGCGCACGGGACATCATGATCGGCCGCGGACTCGTCGCACGGCCCGACCTGGCCCGACAGATTGCCGCCGCACAGAAGGGCGAGGAGGTGGTGCCCATGACCTGGGCCGAACTGCAACCGATCCTGCGCGCCTTCTGGCAGCAATGCCTGGTCAAGATGACCCTGATCCAGGCCCCGGGCCGCCTCAAGCAGTGGCTGGCTCTGCTGACCAAAAGCTATCCGGAAGCCGTCCTGCTGTTCGATACCCTGCGCCGTGAGACTGATTGTGAGCGGATTGGTAAGGTGCTGGGCACGGAAGCTTGA
- the tyrB_2 gene encoding aromatic amino acid aminotransferase: MSLFSAVEMAPRDPILGLNEAFNADTRTTKVNLGVGVYCNEEGRIPLLRAVAEAERIRVAQHAPRGYLPIDGIVAYDLAVQKLLFGAESPLIASGRVLTTQAVGGTGALKIGADFLKQLRPDAVVAISDPSWENHRALFETAGFPVQNYRYYDATSHDVNRSGMLEDLQNLPAGSIVVLHACCHNPTGVDLTLEDWKKVLEVVKAKGHVPFLDMAYQGFGAGIDEDAVAVRLFAESGLTFFASSSFSKSFSLYGERVGALSIVTESKEETARVLSQVKRVIRTNYSNPPTHGATIVAAVLNSPELRAQWEEELAEMRVRIKGMRQQMVERLANNPAGQDFSFVGRQSGMFSYSGLTTEQVHRLRNEFGIYALDTGRICVAALNQNNIETVCKAIEQVI; encoded by the coding sequence ATGAGCCTGTTCTCCGCTGTCGAAATGGCACCACGCGATCCAATCCTGGGCCTCAACGAAGCATTCAACGCCGATACACGCACCACCAAGGTCAACCTTGGCGTGGGCGTCTACTGCAACGAAGAAGGACGCATACCCCTCCTGCGCGCGGTGGCCGAAGCCGAACGTATCCGCGTGGCTCAACACGCTCCTCGCGGCTATCTGCCGATTGACGGCATTGTGGCGTACGACCTGGCCGTGCAAAAACTGCTGTTCGGTGCCGAATCGCCGCTGATCGCGTCCGGTCGCGTGCTGACCACCCAGGCCGTTGGCGGTACCGGCGCGCTGAAAATCGGCGCCGACTTCCTCAAGCAACTGCGCCCTGACGCCGTCGTGGCCATCAGCGACCCAAGCTGGGAAAACCACCGGGCTCTGTTCGAAACCGCCGGCTTCCCGGTACAGAACTATCGCTACTATGATGCGACCAGCCATGACGTGAACCGTTCCGGCATGCTTGAGGACCTGCAGAACCTGCCTGCCGGTTCGATCGTCGTGCTGCACGCCTGCTGCCACAACCCGACGGGTGTGGACCTGACACTCGAAGACTGGAAGAAAGTCCTCGAAGTGGTTAAAGCCAAAGGCCACGTACCGTTCCTGGACATGGCGTATCAGGGCTTTGGCGCCGGGATTGACGAAGATGCCGTCGCGGTTCGTCTGTTTGCCGAATCCGGCCTGACCTTCTTTGCCTCCAGCTCGTTCTCCAAATCCTTTTCGCTGTACGGCGAACGTGTCGGCGCGCTGTCCATCGTCACGGAATCCAAAGAAGAGACCGCTCGCGTCCTGTCCCAGGTCAAGCGCGTGATCCGCACCAACTACTCCAACCCGCCGACTCACGGCGCAACCATCGTTGCTGCAGTACTCAACAGCCCTGAACTGCGCGCCCAGTGGGAAGAAGAGCTGGCTGAAATGCGCGTGCGCATCAAAGGCATGCGCCAGCAAATGGTCGAGCGTCTGGCCAACAACCCTGCGGGTCAGGATTTCAGTTTCGTAGGCCGTCAGAGCGGCATGTTCTCCTACTCCGGCCTGACCACTGAACAAGTGCATCGTCTGCGTAACGAGTTCGGCATCTATGCCCTGGACACCGGCCGTATCTGCGTTGCCGCACTGAACCAGAACAACATCGAGACCGTGTGCAAGGCGATTGAACAGGTGATCTGA